DNA from Bacteroidota bacterium:
GATAAAGGGGGCAGGTTGCAAGGGATAGGTAACAGGGGGCTGGGGTCCTGGGAGCTGGGGGCTGGGGGCTGGGGTTCTGGGGGCTGGGGTTCTGGGAGCTGGGGTTCTGGGGGCTGGGAAGCTGGATATAACCCCGACTTACGTCCCCGATTTTCATCGGGACCAGCGGGGCAAGCCATATAACAATATAACCATATAACAATATAATAGATCATGACCCCAAAATCACCCAAAAACACTTCCGGTGGGCTGAGCCGCCGGGATTTCATCCGCAACACAGCGACTGCGGCTGCGGCGTTTACCATTCTTCCGAGTTATGTAATATCCGGTTTGGGACATAAAGTCCCGAGCGACAGGCTGAACATTGCCGGTGTCGGCGTGGGCGGCCGCGGTGGAAGCGTTGTCAGGGAAGCCAGTGGAGAAAACATTGTTGCCTTGTGTGATGTCGACTGGAAATATGCCGGCCAGCTTTTCTCTGAGTTCCCGGATGCAAAGAAATACTGGGACTGGCGTTTGATGCTCGATGAAATGGGAAAAGACATCGATGCGGTGATCGTCGGCACCCCGGATCACAGCCATGCCATCGTCTCCATCAATGCTATGAAGATGGGCAAGCATGTTTACTGCGAGAAGCCCCTGACCCATTCTGTTTGGGAATCAAGGCAGATGGCTGAGATTGCCCGTGAATACAAGGTAGCCACCCAGATGGGCAACCAGGGTAACTCAGGAGAGGGCATACGGAAGGTCTGCGAATGGATCTGGGACGGATCCATCGGCGAGATAAGCGAAGTACACTGCTGGACCAACCGTCCGATCTGGCCTCAGGGCCTGGAAAGACCTGCTGAAGTGATGATACCTCCCGACACCCTGAACTGGGATCTTTTCCTGGGGCCCGCTCCTGTCCGCCCATACAACTCCATTTACCATCCCTGGAACTGGAGGGGTTGGTGGGACTTTGGCACGGGAGCCTTAGGTGATATGGCCTGCCATATCATGGATCCAGTATTCATGGCGCTAAAGCTGAAATATCCATCCAAGGTACAGGGTTCCTCCACCCTGCTGAACACAGAATCTGCACCGGTAGCGGAGGTGGTAACCTACACTTTCCCTGCACGGGAAAACCTCCCCGCAGTTGGTATGCCGGAGGTAAAGGTGACATGGTGGGACGGTGGGCTCCTCCCTCCACGACCGGAAGAGCTTCCCGAAGGAGAGATCATGGGCAGGGATGAAAGCGGTGGTTGTCTTTTCATCGGAACCAAAGGAAAGATCATGTGCGGTTGTTACGGCAAAAACCCCTTCCTCCTACCCTTATCTATGGACGAAGCATATCAGCGCCCGGCCCCGACCATGCGCCGTGTGGAAGAAGGCCATATCAAGGACTGGATCAGGGCATGCAAGGAAAGCCCGGAAAACCGCGTCGAAACCAGCTCATACTTCGGATACTCCGGCCCGCTGAACGAAATGGTGGTTATGGGTGTGGTGGCAGTCAGGCTGCAGGATCTCAAACGGGAACTCCTGTGGGATGGCGAGAACATGCGCTTTACCAATATCTCCGATACCGATGAGATCCGTGTCGTCACTTCCGATAAGTTTGCCGTCATCGACGGACACCCGCATTTCGATACCCAACGGGAAACAATGAACGCGAAACAAGCCGCGGAAAGTTATATCAAACACACCTACCGTGAAGGCTGGACCATGTAAAACCTAAATATCAATATTATGAAGAAA
Protein-coding regions in this window:
- a CDS encoding Gfo/Idh/MocA family oxidoreductase, with protein sequence MTPKSPKNTSGGLSRRDFIRNTATAAAAFTILPSYVISGLGHKVPSDRLNIAGVGVGGRGGSVVREASGENIVALCDVDWKYAGQLFSEFPDAKKYWDWRLMLDEMGKDIDAVIVGTPDHSHAIVSINAMKMGKHVYCEKPLTHSVWESRQMAEIAREYKVATQMGNQGNSGEGIRKVCEWIWDGSIGEISEVHCWTNRPIWPQGLERPAEVMIPPDTLNWDLFLGPAPVRPYNSIYHPWNWRGWWDFGTGALGDMACHIMDPVFMALKLKYPSKVQGSSTLLNTESAPVAEVVTYTFPARENLPAVGMPEVKVTWWDGGLLPPRPEELPEGEIMGRDESGGCLFIGTKGKIMCGCYGKNPFLLPLSMDEAYQRPAPTMRRVEEGHIKDWIRACKESPENRVETSSYFGYSGPLNEMVVMGVVAVRLQDLKRELLWDGENMRFTNISDTDEIRVVTSDKFAVIDGHPHFDTQRETMNAKQAAESYIKHTYREGWTM